In one window of Streptomyces sp. NBC_01224 DNA:
- a CDS encoding flavin-containing monooxygenase: MAQHEHVRVAVIGSGFGGLGAAVRLRREGITDFVVLERADSVGGTWRDNSYPGCACDVPSHLYSFSFAPNPEWPRAFSGQEHIRAYLEHVADTFGLRPHIRLGHEVMMTRWERDELHWVIETAGGATFTADVVVSATGPLSDPKIPDIPGLDGFPGKVFHSARWDHDYDLTGKRVAMIGTGASAIQIVPSIQPKAAELTLFQRTPPWVMPRMDRRISGAERWLHRTLPFTGAARRGLLWGIRELQVSAFTKRPNELGLVETVAKSNMARSIKDPALRAKLTPSYRIGCKRILLSSAYYPALAQPNVEVVASGLAEVRGSTVVASDGTETEVDAIIFGTGFHVTDMPIADRVVGAEGITLAESWKDGMQALRGASVTGFPNWMTIIGPNTGLGNSSMILVIESQLNYMADYLRQLNVLGGRVALDARPSAVGAWNRRVQERMKRTVWNTGGCTSWYLDANGRNTTVWPGTTSELRKVTRSVDLAEYEVVRVPKQAAAPERSVVEEIVG; the protein is encoded by the coding sequence ATGGCCCAGCACGAGCACGTACGAGTGGCGGTGATCGGATCCGGATTCGGGGGCCTCGGGGCCGCGGTCCGGCTGCGCCGCGAAGGCATCACGGACTTCGTCGTCCTGGAACGGGCCGACTCCGTCGGCGGCACCTGGCGCGACAACAGCTATCCGGGCTGCGCCTGCGACGTACCGTCCCACCTCTACTCGTTCTCGTTCGCCCCCAACCCCGAGTGGCCGCGCGCCTTTTCCGGGCAGGAGCACATCCGTGCCTACCTGGAGCATGTCGCGGACACCTTCGGGCTGCGCCCGCACATCAGGCTGGGCCATGAAGTGATGATGACGCGTTGGGAGCGCGACGAGCTCCACTGGGTCATCGAGACCGCGGGCGGGGCCACGTTCACCGCCGATGTCGTCGTCTCCGCGACCGGCCCGCTCTCCGACCCGAAGATACCGGACATACCCGGGCTCGACGGCTTCCCCGGCAAGGTCTTCCACTCGGCCCGCTGGGACCATGACTACGACCTGACCGGCAAGCGCGTCGCGATGATCGGCACCGGAGCCTCCGCCATCCAGATCGTGCCCTCGATCCAGCCGAAGGCCGCCGAGCTGACGCTCTTCCAGCGCACCCCGCCATGGGTCATGCCGCGCATGGACCGCAGGATCAGCGGCGCCGAGCGCTGGCTGCACCGCACGCTCCCCTTCACCGGTGCCGCGCGCCGCGGACTGCTCTGGGGCATAAGGGAGTTGCAGGTCAGCGCCTTCACCAAGCGCCCGAACGAGCTGGGCCTGGTCGAGACGGTAGCCAAGTCCAACATGGCGCGGTCGATCAAGGACCCGGCGCTGCGGGCCAAGCTGACCCCCTCGTACCGCATCGGCTGCAAGCGCATCCTGCTCTCCAGCGCCTACTACCCGGCGCTCGCCCAGCCCAATGTGGAGGTGGTCGCCTCCGGTCTGGCCGAGGTGCGCGGCTCCACGGTCGTCGCCTCCGACGGTACGGAGACCGAGGTCGACGCGATCATCTTCGGCACCGGCTTCCATGTGACCGACATGCCGATCGCCGACCGGGTGGTGGGCGCGGAAGGCATCACGCTCGCAGAATCCTGGAAGGACGGCATGCAGGCGCTGCGCGGTGCGAGCGTGACCGGCTTCCCCAACTGGATGACGATCATCGGCCCCAACACGGGGCTCGGGAACTCCTCGATGATCCTCGTGATCGAGTCCCAGCTGAACTACATGGCCGACTATCTGCGCCAGCTGAACGTGCTGGGCGGCCGTGTCGCACTCGACGCGCGGCCCTCGGCGGTCGGGGCCTGGAACCGCCGCGTGCAGGAGCGGATGAAGCGCACCGTGTGGAACACCGGTGGCTGCACCAGCTGGTACCTGGACGCCAACGGTCGCAATACGACGGTCTGGCCGGGCACCACTTCCGAACTCCGCAAGGTGACGCGGTCGGTCGACCTCGCGGAGTACGAGGTCGTCCGGGTACCGAAGCAGGCCGCTGCCCCCGAGCGGTCCGTCGTCGAGGAGATCGTGGGATGA
- a CDS encoding exodeoxyribonuclease III, with protein sequence MLTVTSVNVNGLRAAAKKGFVEWLARTEADVICLQEVRAEPQQLPDEVRDPEGWHTVHAPAAAKGRAGVSLYTRRAPERVQIGFGGFGDAGSEEFDASGRYIEVDLPGVTVASLYLPSGEVGTEKQDEKERFMAAFLPYLKGLRERAAAGGREVVVCGDWNIAHREADLKNWKGNKKNSGFLPEEREWLTRVFDEAEYVDVIRALHPEEEGPYSWWSYRGRAFDNDTGWRIDYQVATPGLAGRAVKGWVERAATHGERWSDHAPVTVVFDL encoded by the coding sequence ATGCTCACTGTGACCAGCGTCAATGTGAATGGGCTCCGCGCCGCCGCCAAGAAGGGCTTCGTCGAGTGGCTGGCCCGGACCGAAGCCGATGTGATCTGCCTGCAGGAGGTGCGGGCCGAGCCTCAGCAGTTGCCCGACGAGGTACGCGACCCCGAGGGCTGGCACACCGTGCACGCACCGGCCGCCGCCAAGGGGCGGGCCGGTGTCTCCCTCTACACGCGGCGGGCGCCCGAGCGCGTGCAGATCGGGTTCGGCGGCTTCGGGGACGCCGGGAGCGAGGAGTTCGACGCGAGCGGCCGCTACATCGAGGTCGACCTGCCCGGTGTCACGGTCGCGAGCCTGTATCTGCCCTCCGGCGAGGTCGGCACGGAGAAGCAGGACGAGAAGGAACGGTTCATGGCCGCGTTCCTCCCGTATCTGAAGGGCCTCAGGGAGCGGGCGGCGGCCGGCGGCCGTGAGGTCGTGGTGTGCGGCGACTGGAACATCGCCCACCGGGAGGCCGACCTGAAGAACTGGAAGGGCAACAAGAAGAACTCCGGCTTCCTCCCCGAGGAGCGGGAGTGGCTGACCCGGGTCTTCGACGAGGCCGAGTACGTCGATGTCATACGGGCGCTGCACCCGGAGGAGGAGGGGCCGTACTCGTGGTGGTCCTACCGCGGGCGGGCCTTCGACAACGACACGGGCTGGCGGATCGACTACCAGGTGGCGACGCCGGGGCTGGCCGGGCGTGCGGTGAAGGGCTGGGTCGAGCGGGCCGCGACGCACGGCGAGCGGTGGAGCGACCATGCGCCGGTGACGGTGGTCTTCGACCTGTAG
- a CDS encoding SDR family oxidoreductase, whose product MSDRRSLEGQVVVVTGAARGVGELLARKLSARGAKLALVGLEPDELKKVSERLHSESDHWFADVTDHEAMARVAEQVKGRFRKVDVVVANAGVASGGPFVDSDPEAWRRVIEVNLIGGAVTGRAFLPVLMESRGYFLQIASLAAMTPAPMMTAYCASKSGVEAFAHSLRAEVGYRGVKVGVGYLSWTDTDMVRGADQDDVMRELRQRLPWPSNRTYPLGPAVDRIVAGIERRSAHVYAQWWLRGMQSVRGYLPSVIGVVGQREMRRFGARLEGVSKGLVGAGGAADQDVRAVRTQSK is encoded by the coding sequence ATGAGCGACAGGCGGAGTCTCGAAGGACAGGTCGTCGTCGTCACGGGCGCGGCGCGTGGCGTCGGTGAACTGCTGGCGCGCAAGCTCTCGGCGCGCGGGGCCAAGCTCGCGCTGGTCGGCCTGGAACCGGACGAGCTGAAGAAGGTCTCCGAGCGGCTGCACTCGGAGAGCGACCACTGGTTCGCGGATGTCACCGACCACGAGGCGATGGCGCGCGTCGCCGAGCAGGTCAAAGGGCGGTTCAGGAAGGTCGATGTCGTCGTCGCCAACGCCGGAGTCGCGTCGGGCGGTCCGTTCGTCGACTCGGACCCGGAGGCGTGGCGCCGGGTCATCGAGGTCAATCTGATCGGTGGCGCGGTGACGGGGCGGGCCTTCCTGCCGGTGCTCATGGAGAGCCGCGGGTACTTCCTGCAGATCGCCTCGCTCGCGGCGATGACGCCGGCGCCGATGATGACCGCGTACTGCGCGTCCAAGTCGGGCGTGGAGGCGTTCGCGCACAGCCTGCGGGCCGAGGTCGGCTACCGCGGGGTGAAGGTCGGGGTCGGCTATCTGTCCTGGACCGACACGGACATGGTGCGGGGCGCCGACCAGGACGACGTGATGCGGGAACTGCGGCAGCGGCTGCCCTGGCCGTCGAACCGTACGTATCCGCTGGGTCCGGCGGTCGACCGGATCGTGGCCGGTATCGAGCGGCGGTCGGCGCATGTGTACGCGCAGTGGTGGCTGCGCGGGATGCAGTCCGTGCGGGGCTATCTGCCCTCGGTGATCGGTGTCGTCGGACAGCGCGAGATGCGGCGGTTCGGGGCGCGGCTGGAGGGCGTGAGCAAGGGGCTCGTGGGCGCCGGAGGCGCCGCTGACCAGGACGTGCGGGCGGTGCGTACGCAGAGTAAGTGA
- a CDS encoding GNAT family N-acetyltransferase codes for MNIHSRPFDHADAVKLNDQVQLEYAERYGDEGDVTPLDASMFEPPNGLYLLAYDAQGRPVATGGWRSQEQNDEGYSDGDAEIKRMFVIPEGRGNGLARRILAALEADARAAGRRRMVLETGDKQPEAIALYTSSGYTPCEKFGHYRTYQSSICFAKPLH; via the coding sequence ATGAATATCCATTCTCGGCCCTTCGATCACGCCGATGCCGTCAAACTCAACGACCAGGTGCAGCTCGAATACGCCGAGCGATACGGCGACGAGGGCGATGTCACACCGCTCGACGCGTCGATGTTCGAGCCGCCGAACGGTCTGTATCTCCTCGCCTACGATGCGCAGGGCCGCCCGGTCGCCACCGGTGGCTGGCGCTCTCAGGAGCAGAACGACGAGGGCTACTCCGACGGCGACGCCGAGATCAAGCGGATGTTCGTCATACCCGAGGGCCGCGGCAACGGGCTGGCGCGCCGCATCCTGGCCGCCCTGGAGGCCGACGCGCGGGCGGCCGGCCGTCGTCGCATGGTGCTGGAGACCGGGGACAAGCAGCCCGAGGCGATCGCCCTGTACACATCCAGCGGTTACACCCCGTGCGAGAAATTCGGCCACTACCGCACGTACCAGAGCAGCATCTGCTTCGCGAAACCGCTGCATTAG
- a CDS encoding MogA/MoaB family molybdenum cofactor biosynthesis protein, producing the protein MTASGEAAGVRDDAAASAYRAFVVTASNRASAGVYADKGGPLISEALTQLGFAVDGPRVVPDGDPVEQALRDGVAAGYDVIITTGGTGISPTDRTPDATRRVLDHEIPGIPEAIRAEGRDKVPTAALSRGLAGVAGRTLIVNLPGSTGGVRDGLAVLARLLVHAVDQLRGGDHPRPGSPS; encoded by the coding sequence GCGACGACGCCGCGGCGTCCGCGTACCGCGCATTTGTGGTCACCGCATCGAACCGGGCCTCCGCCGGGGTCTACGCGGACAAGGGCGGCCCCCTGATCTCCGAGGCGCTCACGCAGCTCGGCTTCGCCGTCGACGGCCCCCGGGTCGTGCCCGACGGTGACCCGGTCGAACAGGCGCTGCGCGACGGGGTGGCCGCCGGGTACGACGTCATCATCACGACCGGCGGTACGGGCATCTCGCCCACCGACCGCACCCCCGACGCCACCCGCCGCGTGCTCGACCACGAGATCCCCGGCATCCCCGAGGCGATCCGCGCCGAGGGCCGCGACAAGGTGCCCACCGCCGCGCTCTCCCGTGGCCTCGCGGGCGTCGCCGGCCGCACACTCATCGTGAACCTGCCGGGCTCCACCGGCGGGGTGCGCGACGGCCTGGCCGTCCTCGCACGTCTCCTGGTGCACGCCGTCGACCAGCTTCGCGGCGGCGATCACCCCCGACCCGGGAGCCCGAGCTGA
- a CDS encoding GNAT family N-acetyltransferase, producing MVLNDGEITLRPVKMRDQRVWREVNRRNRDWLRPWEATVPPPAPGGPVAQRPTYRQMVRHLRSEAGAGRMLPFAIEYEGRLVGQLTVAGITWGSMCSGHIGYWVDQDVAGRGVMPTAVALAVDHCFRRVGLHRVEVCIRPENGPSRRVVEKLGFREEGLRPRYLHIDGAWRDHLIYALTVEEVPDGLLRRWHQARPGTPREIK from the coding sequence GTGGTCCTCAACGACGGCGAGATCACCCTCCGTCCGGTAAAGATGCGCGACCAGCGCGTGTGGCGCGAGGTCAACCGGCGCAACCGTGACTGGCTGCGCCCCTGGGAGGCGACCGTGCCGCCGCCCGCCCCGGGCGGCCCGGTGGCCCAGCGCCCCACCTACCGCCAGATGGTCCGTCATCTGCGCTCAGAGGCCGGCGCGGGCCGGATGCTGCCCTTCGCCATCGAGTACGAGGGTCGTCTGGTCGGTCAGCTGACGGTCGCCGGGATCACCTGGGGCTCGATGTGCTCGGGTCACATCGGCTACTGGGTCGACCAGGACGTGGCGGGCCGCGGTGTGATGCCGACCGCGGTCGCCCTCGCTGTCGACCACTGCTTCCGCAGGGTCGGACTGCACCGCGTCGAGGTGTGCATTCGGCCGGAGAACGGGCCCAGCAGAAGGGTCGTCGAGAAACTGGGATTCCGCGAGGAAGGTCTGCGTCCGCGCTATCTCCACATCGACGGCGCCTGGCGGGACCACCTGATCTACGCGCTCACCGTGGAGGAAGTACCCGACGGGCTGCTCCGGCGCTGGCACCAGGCACGACCCGGAACGCCACGGGAAATAAAATAA
- a CDS encoding serine hydrolase domain-containing protein, with translation MSNLHDLLEKHVGGGAAPGAVGLVARGGRVEVTAVGSADADGTAPMARDSIFRIASITKPVIAAAVMLLIEDGRIALDDPVGQWLPELAAPKVVRTPASPVDDVVPAARAITVADLLTFRAGCGFPSDFSLPVVGLLFSELKQGPPQPRLIEAPDAWMATLSRIPLLHQPGETWLYNTCSDILGVLIARVSGRPLPEFLAERLFAPLGMADTGFAVPADKLDRFTTYYRTDPEGGGLQLVDAPDGQWSSVPAFPSGAGGLVSTVDDWYSFARMLLTEGSADGRRLLSAESVRQMTTDHLTQAQRDDSTLFLEGQGWGFGGSVDVEAIDPWNVPGRYGWVGGTGTAAHLTPSTGTVTVLLTQLEMAGPTPPAVMREFWRYAAEA, from the coding sequence ATGAGCAATCTGCACGACCTCCTGGAGAAGCATGTCGGCGGCGGGGCGGCGCCGGGAGCCGTGGGCCTGGTCGCCCGTGGCGGCCGGGTCGAGGTGACGGCGGTCGGCTCCGCCGATGCGGACGGCACGGCCCCGATGGCCAGGGACTCGATCTTCCGCATCGCATCCATCACCAAGCCCGTCATCGCCGCGGCCGTCATGTTGCTGATCGAGGACGGCCGGATCGCGCTGGACGACCCGGTCGGGCAGTGGCTGCCGGAACTGGCGGCACCGAAGGTGGTCCGCACCCCGGCCTCCCCGGTCGACGACGTGGTCCCGGCTGCCAGGGCGATCACGGTGGCCGATCTGCTCACCTTCCGGGCCGGGTGCGGATTCCCGTCCGACTTCTCGCTGCCGGTGGTCGGACTGCTGTTCAGCGAGCTGAAGCAAGGACCGCCGCAGCCCCGGCTCATCGAGGCGCCGGACGCGTGGATGGCCACCCTGTCCCGCATCCCGCTGCTGCACCAGCCGGGCGAGACCTGGCTGTACAACACCTGCTCCGACATCCTGGGCGTGCTGATCGCCAGGGTCTCGGGCCGGCCGTTGCCCGAGTTCCTGGCCGAGCGACTGTTCGCGCCGCTGGGCATGGCCGACACCGGATTCGCGGTACCGGCCGACAAGCTCGACCGGTTCACCACCTACTACCGGACCGACCCGGAGGGCGGCGGCCTCCAACTGGTCGACGCGCCCGACGGGCAGTGGAGCAGCGTGCCCGCGTTTCCGTCCGGTGCCGGCGGGCTGGTCTCGACCGTGGACGACTGGTACTCCTTCGCCCGGATGCTGCTCACCGAGGGCAGCGCCGACGGACGCCGGCTGCTGTCGGCCGAGTCGGTGCGGCAGATGACCACCGACCATCTGACGCAGGCGCAGCGCGACGACAGCACGCTGTTCCTGGAGGGGCAGGGCTGGGGCTTCGGCGGCTCGGTCGATGTCGAGGCCATCGACCCCTGGAACGTACCGGGACGCTACGGCTGGGTGGGCGGCACCGGAACGGCGGCGCACCTCACCCCGTCCACCGGCACGGTCACCGTCCTGCTCACTCAGCTGGAGATGGCCGGACCGACCCCGCCCGCGGTCATGCGGGAGTTCTGGCGGTACGCGGCCGAGGCCTGA
- a CDS encoding ArsR/SmtB family transcription factor encodes MVERPETRVLTGPDLKAFYKALSNPVRRDILSYLGEHGEANSTSVAKALGESTGTTSYHLRKLADLKLIAEIEERSTGRERWWKSLMTNIFTPPGLEMTVDEREAAVKIGALKMTHDLSLVVRAYAGYDASEGWNQIYRAGLRMTKEQVAAFTEEYQALLHKYASEPGEHPPGARQMAVRLVVLPDDGRGAAPLVDDM; translated from the coding sequence ATGGTCGAGCGTCCCGAGACGAGAGTGCTCACCGGCCCGGACCTCAAGGCCTTCTACAAGGCGCTGTCCAACCCGGTGCGCCGCGACATCCTGAGCTATCTCGGCGAACACGGCGAAGCGAACTCCACCAGCGTGGCCAAAGCCCTCGGCGAGTCCACCGGTACCACCAGCTATCACCTGCGCAAGCTCGCCGACCTCAAGCTGATCGCGGAGATCGAGGAGCGTTCCACCGGGCGCGAGCGCTGGTGGAAGTCGCTCATGACGAACATCTTCACGCCGCCCGGCCTGGAGATGACGGTGGACGAACGCGAGGCCGCCGTGAAGATCGGCGCACTCAAGATGACTCACGACCTGAGCCTGGTCGTGCGGGCGTACGCCGGGTACGACGCCTCGGAGGGCTGGAACCAGATCTACCGCGCCGGGCTGCGGATGACGAAGGAACAGGTCGCCGCGTTCACCGAGGAGTACCAGGCGCTGCTGCACAAGTACGCGAGCGAGCCCGGTGAACACCCGCCGGGCGCACGCCAGATGGCCGTACGCCTGGTGGTGCTGCCCGACGACGGCCGCGGCGCCGCGCCACTGGTCGACGACATGTGA
- a CDS encoding SAM-dependent methyltransferase has translation MTAGMPKPQIDTSKPHPARVYDWLLGGKDNYPVDQQVGQTLPEEARGNAARNRAFMHRASAWLALGGIDQFLDIGTGIPTAPNLHQVVQAITPTARIVYADNDPIVLRHAEALLISSPQGVTDYIHADVRQPEAILEHARELLDFSRPIALSLIALMHFLPDDQDPYGITRTLVDALPAGSFLVLSHGTADQHPELQQETETAYRKGAIPLRMRTRSEVEPFFDGLDLVEPGLVFATEWYQEEPAPVRERSGFYVGVGRVR, from the coding sequence GTGACGGCCGGAATGCCCAAGCCCCAGATCGACACCAGCAAGCCCCACCCCGCGCGCGTCTACGACTGGCTGCTGGGCGGCAAGGACAACTATCCGGTCGACCAGCAGGTGGGGCAGACGCTGCCCGAGGAGGCGCGGGGCAACGCGGCGCGGAACCGGGCCTTCATGCACCGGGCCTCCGCCTGGCTGGCGCTGGGCGGGATCGACCAGTTCCTCGACATCGGCACCGGCATCCCCACGGCGCCCAATCTGCACCAGGTCGTCCAGGCCATCACACCGACCGCCCGGATCGTCTACGCGGACAACGACCCGATAGTCCTGCGCCACGCGGAAGCGTTGCTGATCAGCAGCCCACAGGGGGTCACCGACTACATCCACGCGGATGTGCGGCAGCCGGAGGCGATCCTCGAACACGCCCGTGAGCTGCTGGACTTCAGCAGGCCCATCGCGCTGTCCCTGATCGCCCTGATGCACTTCCTGCCCGACGACCAGGACCCGTACGGCATCACCCGCACCCTGGTCGACGCCCTGCCCGCCGGCAGCTTCCTGGTGCTCTCGCACGGCACGGCCGACCAGCATCCCGAGCTCCAGCAGGAGACCGAGACCGCGTACAGGAAGGGGGCGATCCCGCTGCGGATGCGTACCCGAAGCGAGGTCGAGCCCTTCTTCGACGGTCTGGACCTCGTCGAGCCCGGGCTGGTGTTCGCCACGGAGTGGTACCAGGAGGAGCCCGCGCCGGTGCGGGAACGCAGCGGCTTCTACGTGGGTGTCGGGCGGGTGCGCTGA
- a CDS encoding MerR family transcriptional regulator translates to MEELAKEAGIPVRTVRFYRERGLISPPRREGRIAWYDDHHLARLRTIAGLLERGHTLTGIADLARTFESGRDVAEVLGLGEPTEETPVRLTPEQLADYFEGEVTPENLAAALDLGYLATDGDEIVHISRRLLEVSAELVREGVPLATVLSAGRRVREHADALAELFVSVLEAHSDGTEPPQLRPLARAVVDAELSMALDRRLRRENTDRPPQEPAS, encoded by the coding sequence ATGGAGGAGCTGGCCAAAGAGGCCGGCATCCCCGTACGGACCGTGCGCTTCTACCGGGAGCGCGGCCTGATCTCGCCACCCCGGCGCGAGGGACGCATCGCCTGGTACGACGACCACCACCTGGCCCGGCTGCGCACCATCGCGGGCCTGCTGGAGCGCGGCCACACCCTCACCGGCATCGCCGATCTCGCCCGCACCTTCGAGAGCGGCCGCGATGTCGCCGAGGTGCTGGGCCTGGGCGAACCGACCGAGGAAACCCCGGTCCGCCTCACCCCCGAACAGCTCGCGGACTACTTCGAGGGCGAGGTCACCCCGGAGAATCTGGCCGCCGCCCTCGACCTGGGCTATCTGGCCACCGACGGCGACGAGATCGTCCACATCAGCCGACGCCTTCTGGAGGTATCGGCGGAGCTGGTACGGGAAGGGGTGCCGCTCGCCACGGTGCTCTCGGCCGGCCGCCGGGTCCGCGAGCACGCGGACGCGCTCGCCGAACTCTTCGTGAGCGTCCTCGAAGCCCACAGCGACGGAACGGAACCGCCCCAACTGCGCCCGCTGGCCCGCGCCGTGGTGGACGCCGAGCTCTCCATGGCCCTGGACCGCCGCCTGCGCCGCGAGAACACCGACCGCCCACCACAGGAACCCGCCTCCTGA
- a CDS encoding alpha/beta fold hydrolase yields the protein MSRLLRRDDAPPVPARELTAISADGARIHVEVHGRDGAPAVVLSHGWTCNTHFWAAQIRDLAVDHRVVVYDQRGHGRSPAVGRDGYSTNALADDLEAVLATALEPGERAVLAGHSMGGMTMMAASRRAGLREHAAAVLLCSTGSSRLITESLVVPLRAGAVRTRMTRAILGARAPLGPVTPVSRRILKYGTMGAGSAPERVEICARIVHACPRAARVAWGHVLAELDLDAGVRELRVPTAVIAGTEDRLTPLVHARAIAVALPDCLGLTELAGMGHMTPVEAPEAVTAKIRELVTAYVPAGGAAGVDGMAEKEDVA from the coding sequence ATGAGCCGGCTGTTGCGGCGCGACGACGCCCCGCCGGTCCCCGCGCGCGAGCTGACCGCGATCTCCGCCGACGGCGCCCGGATCCATGTCGAGGTGCACGGGCGGGACGGCGCCCCCGCGGTGGTCCTGTCGCACGGCTGGACCTGCAACACCCACTTCTGGGCCGCGCAGATCCGGGACCTTGCGGTGGACCACCGGGTCGTCGTCTACGACCAGCGGGGCCACGGCCGTTCGCCCGCGGTCGGCCGCGACGGGTACAGCACGAACGCCCTCGCCGACGACCTCGAAGCGGTGCTGGCCACCGCCCTCGAACCGGGCGAGAGGGCCGTGCTCGCCGGGCACTCCATGGGCGGGATGACGATGATGGCCGCCTCGCGGCGGGCCGGGCTGCGTGAGCACGCGGCCGCCGTACTGCTGTGCAGCACCGGCAGTTCGCGGCTGATCACCGAGTCGCTGGTGGTGCCGTTGCGGGCCGGGGCCGTCCGTACCCGGATGACCCGCGCGATTCTCGGGGCGCGTGCCCCGCTCGGGCCGGTCACGCCGGTCTCCAGGCGGATACTCAAGTACGGGACGATGGGAGCGGGTTCGGCACCCGAACGGGTCGAGATCTGCGCCAGGATCGTGCACGCCTGCCCGCGGGCGGCCAGAGTCGCCTGGGGACATGTCCTCGCGGAGCTCGATCTCGACGCGGGGGTAAGGGAGTTGCGAGTGCCCACGGCGGTGATCGCGGGCACGGAGGACCGGCTGACGCCGCTCGTGCACGCCCGTGCCATCGCGGTGGCGCTGCCCGACTGCCTGGGGCTCACCGAGCTGGCGGGCATGGGCCACATGACACCGGTGGAGGCGCCGGAGGCGGTCACCGCGAAGATCCGGGAGCTCGTCACCGCGTACGTCCCGGCGGGCGGCGCGGCAGGTGTGGACGGTATGGCCGAGAAGGAGGATGTCGCATGA
- the sepX gene encoding divisome protein SepX/GlpR → MSSSGLIYAVIVGAWAAYLVPMWLRRQDELNEARPTERFSTAIRLLSGRAAMERRYAKELRERTTEEAGPDADPDVVTDRMDSVDVRAFAAPPAHTEARVYDPARTPERPDRERPEPGPARRARPRTGGTDAERVRRAQRLQVLARRRRTTVVLFLAFTLGAVVAAVGGLGFLWAPAVPAVLLSTYIVHLRAQERRRFAFTMDRRRAEVAAQHLRESRPRRHQPAAAAPAEADEEPEARRPEPEPAPAVSPQEAGRRALVEQTDHAEWVDQQRERGRVQGDSWEPVPVPLPTYVTAPVAPRATGGVEVGNPETWSAARSSTAEPTQTGTSHPVAPPVDPAPRQRTNQSRRTRDRGRTPLFDQYEDGERPRAANE, encoded by the coding sequence GTGAGCAGCAGCGGCCTCATCTATGCAGTCATCGTCGGGGCCTGGGCCGCCTACTTGGTGCCGATGTGGCTCCGCAGGCAGGACGAGCTCAATGAAGCCCGTCCGACGGAACGCTTCAGCACCGCCATCCGGCTACTGTCCGGACGGGCGGCCATGGAGCGCCGGTATGCCAAGGAGCTGCGGGAGCGCACCACCGAGGAGGCGGGGCCCGACGCCGACCCGGACGTCGTCACGGACCGAATGGATTCCGTGGACGTCCGGGCCTTCGCCGCGCCTCCGGCGCATACCGAAGCCAGGGTGTACGACCCTGCGCGCACGCCCGAGCGCCCGGACCGGGAACGCCCCGAACCCGGTCCCGCGCGGCGCGCGCGCCCGCGCACCGGCGGGACGGACGCCGAGCGCGTCCGGCGTGCCCAGCGACTCCAGGTCCTCGCGCGCCGTCGGCGTACCACCGTCGTCCTCTTCCTCGCCTTCACCCTCGGCGCGGTCGTCGCGGCGGTCGGCGGCCTCGGCTTCCTCTGGGCACCCGCGGTTCCGGCGGTGCTGCTGAGCACGTACATCGTGCATCTGCGCGCCCAGGAGCGACGCCGGTTCGCCTTCACCATGGACCGGCGCCGGGCCGAAGTGGCGGCGCAGCATCTGCGCGAAAGCCGTCCCCGCAGGCACCAGCCGGCCGCGGCGGCCCCCGCCGAGGCCGACGAGGAGCCCGAAGCGCGCCGCCCCGAGCCCGAGCCCGCACCGGCGGTCTCCCCGCAGGAGGCCGGCCGCCGCGCCCTGGTCGAGCAGACGGACCACGCGGAATGGGTCGACCAGCAGCGCGAACGCGGCCGGGTCCAGGGCGACAGCTGGGAGCCGGTCCCGGTCCCCCTGCCGACGTACGTCACCGCGCCGGTCGCCCCGCGCGCCACGGGCGGCGTCGAGGTCGGCAACCCGGAGACCTGGAGCGCGGCCCGCTCCAGCACCGCCGAGCCCACCCAGACGGGTACCTCGCACCCCGTGGCACCCCCCGTCGACCCGGCGCCGCGCCAGCGCACCAACCAGTCCCGCCGCACCCGCGACCGCGGCCGGACCCCGCTCTTCGATCAGTACGAGGACGGGGAACGCCCCCGTGCCGCCAATGAGTGA